The proteins below come from a single Yamadazyma tenuis chromosome 5, complete sequence genomic window:
- a CDS encoding uncharacterized protein (EggNog:ENOG503NXDQ), which yields MESPLTEDVLNGSPSLKIPSETINKEIAEFLDSLESQPKFNPNIKFDPNEHILYKDEDYDTFRKLTLQDLGIHKTHVPRVSDLAVTDPFPLFTKEACDMMKWESFQLKCLDKYGRLPKLARGFTSLDFQICGYINHAPFTKAAWTHPRTQEILNNIAGINLKIMFDYEIAHINASLINKDFPVGQKMGEEADMATIYDWHYDSNSFVIVLMLSTNDDMIGGKTGLIDGNERVISISEPKVGYACLLQGRVVRHVATKPVTNHERISSVVGYIPESVEITDTTVLTSFKPSVLPRSIHDEYYPAWCEYRFSRLEEMLKHKKEQLKRKEGHFDQKDVIAFCKQLEDYVLKTYNEFELYDNPPYPPKIYSTPYNDL from the coding sequence ATGGAAAGTCCTCTAACTGAAGATGTGCTTAATGGCTCTCCATCGCTCAAAATCCCACTGGAAACTATTAATAAAGAAATTGCagagtttcttgattcATTGGAATCTCAACCCAAGTTTAATCCCAACATAAAATTTGATCCAAATGAGCATATTCTCTACAAGGATGAAGACTACGACACTTTCCGTAAGTTGACCTTGCAAGACTTAGGTATACACAAGACTCACGTGCCTCGAGTCTCGGACTTGGCTGTAACCGACCCCTTCCCATTGTTCACAAAAGAAGCTTGTGATATGATGAAATGGGAATCTTTCCAATTGAAATGTCTTGATAAATATGGAAGGCTTCCAAAACTCGCCAGAGGGTTCACCTCGTTGGATTTTCAGATATGTGGGTATATTAACCATGCTCCTTTCACAAAGGCAGCCTGGACCCATCCCAGAACTCAAGAGATTCTCAACAATATTGCtggaatcaacttgaaaatcatGTTTGACTATGAAATCGCCCATATAAatgcttctttgatcaacaaggatTTCCCTGTAGGCCAAAAAATGGGAGAAGAAGCGGATATGGCCACGATTTACGACTGGCACTATGACTCCAACTCGTTTGTCATCGTGTTGATGTTGTCTACAAACGATGATATGATTGGGGGAAAAACAGGTTTGATCGATGGAAATGAAAGGGTCATTAGTATCAGCGAACCAAAGGTCGGCTACGCTTGCCTTTTACAAGGAAGAGTTGTAAGGCATGTTGCTACCAAACCGGTGACGAACCACGAAAGAATTTCCTCCGTAGTTGGGTATATTCCAGAATCAGTAGAAATCACAGATACAACGGTGTTAACTTCGTTCAAGCCTTCAGTGCTCCCTCGTTCTATCCATGATGAATATTACCCGGCTTGGTGTGAATATCGGTTTTCCAGATTGGAGGAAATGTTAAAGCACAAGAAAGAAcagttgaagagaaaggaGGGCCATTTCGATCAAAAGGACGTAATTGCCTTCTGCAAACAACTCGAGGATTATGTACTAAAAACATACAACGAGTTTGAATTGTATGATAATCCTCCTTACCCTCCCAAAATATACTCTACTCCATATAACGATTTgtga